The Marinilongibacter aquaticus genome has a window encoding:
- the menC gene encoding o-succinylbenzoate synthase: protein MIKAEYCKHTLKFKFDAGTSRGILKTHEAFIFKLWDDSQAEIVGLGEAAPLKGLSPEFGPDFENRIQKVVNELNRAVLDFDSLKTILFEKESPYPASIQFALETALLDLENGGQRKIYENDFSAGTDSIPINGLIWMGNETFMAEQIEKKLRAGFKTIKMKIGAIDFDTEFKLLKSIRARFPASELTLRVDANGAFDFQKAQEVLTQLAELEIHSIEQPIRTKQYDEMAQLCAHTPVPIALDEELIGLKKEERESVLQQIKPQFLIFKPTLLGGLRATAEWIALAENMQIGWWITSALESNIGLNAIAQFTYAQRNPMPQGLGTGQLYHNNFDSPLTIDNGHIHYIQSKKWNLDLLT, encoded by the coding sequence ATGATCAAAGCCGAATACTGCAAACATACGTTAAAATTTAAATTTGATGCGGGAACATCCCGCGGCATTCTGAAAACCCACGAGGCCTTTATCTTCAAATTGTGGGACGACTCGCAAGCTGAAATTGTAGGTTTGGGCGAAGCCGCTCCCCTAAAGGGTTTGTCGCCTGAATTCGGACCAGATTTCGAAAACCGCATTCAAAAAGTGGTAAATGAGTTGAATCGAGCGGTTTTGGATTTTGACAGTTTGAAAACCATTCTTTTCGAAAAAGAAAGCCCTTATCCCGCCAGCATACAGTTTGCTTTGGAAACCGCCCTTTTGGATTTGGAAAACGGTGGCCAACGGAAAATTTACGAAAACGATTTCAGTGCCGGAACCGACTCCATCCCGATCAATGGACTGATCTGGATGGGAAATGAAACGTTCATGGCCGAGCAGATTGAAAAAAAATTGCGTGCGGGTTTCAAAACGATCAAAATGAAAATCGGGGCGATAGATTTCGATACCGAATTCAAATTGCTAAAAAGCATTCGTGCACGTTTTCCGGCTTCGGAACTTACTCTGCGTGTCGACGCCAACGGGGCCTTTGATTTTCAAAAAGCCCAAGAGGTGCTCACCCAATTGGCCGAACTGGAAATCCATTCCATCGAACAGCCCATTCGGACAAAACAATATGACGAAATGGCCCAACTTTGTGCCCATACGCCCGTACCCATTGCCCTTGATGAAGAATTAATCGGCCTAAAAAAAGAAGAGCGAGAAAGCGTATTGCAACAAATAAAGCCGCAATTTCTTATTTTCAAGCCCACTTTGTTGGGCGGCCTTCGGGCAACCGCAGAATGGATAGCCTTGGCCGAAAACATGCAAATTGGCTGGTGGATTACCTCGGCTTTGGAATCGAATATTGGCCTCAATGCCATCGCTCAATTTACCTATGCACAAAGAAACCCCATGCCACAAGGTTTGGGCACGGGGCAACTGTATCACAATAATTTCGATTCACCCCTGACAATAGACAATGGGCACATACATTATATACAGAGCAAAAAATGGAACCTGGATTTATTGACTTAA
- the hemF gene encoding oxygen-dependent coproporphyrinogen oxidase has product MANKHEIEQFFRELQDEICTALETTDGKARFQEDLWTHHTGGGGRTRLIQDGAVIEKGGVNFSAVEGPAGEDLKRQLEIDFNADFFATGVSIVQHPNNPLMPIIHMNVRYFELSDGTYWFGGGIDLTPHYVDDAQAQWFHAQLKAVCDAHDPAFYTQYKKWADDYFYIKHREETRGIGGIFFDHLNEGSLNKSKDEIFAFVKAVGQTFAPIYTHLMKLNGEKPFTEAQKEWQYIRRGRYVEFNLVWDRGTKFGLSTGGRTESILMSLPKEARWFYNHQPEEGSEEALTLSKFKKGIDWV; this is encoded by the coding sequence ATGGCTAATAAACACGAAATAGAACAATTTTTCCGCGAATTGCAGGATGAAATTTGTACTGCATTGGAAACCACAGACGGCAAAGCCCGTTTTCAAGAGGATTTATGGACGCATCATACCGGCGGCGGCGGGCGAACCCGGCTTATTCAGGATGGTGCGGTGATCGAAAAAGGCGGGGTGAATTTCTCGGCTGTAGAAGGCCCGGCAGGTGAAGATTTGAAACGACAATTGGAAATCGATTTCAATGCCGATTTTTTCGCCACGGGCGTGTCCATTGTGCAGCATCCGAACAATCCGCTTATGCCCATCATTCATATGAATGTGCGTTATTTCGAACTTTCAGATGGTACATATTGGTTCGGTGGCGGCATTGATCTTACGCCGCATTATGTCGACGACGCTCAAGCTCAATGGTTTCATGCACAATTGAAGGCTGTCTGCGATGCCCACGATCCGGCTTTTTACACCCAATATAAAAAGTGGGCAGACGACTATTTCTACATCAAACACCGTGAGGAAACACGCGGTATTGGCGGTATATTTTTTGATCATTTGAATGAAGGCAGTTTGAATAAGTCAAAAGATGAAATTTTTGCCTTTGTGAAGGCCGTAGGCCAAACTTTTGCCCCAATTTATACGCATCTGATGAAATTGAATGGCGAAAAGCCGTTTACCGAAGCCCAGAAAGAGTGGCAATATATTCGTCGCGGACGCTACGTTGAATTCAACCTTGTGTGGGATAGAGGCACAAAATTTGGCCTGAGCACAGGCGGGAGAACGGAGTCTATTTTGATGAGCTTGCCCAAAGAGGCTAGGTGGTTCTACAATCATCAACCGGAGGAGGGTTCAGAAGAGGCTTTGACACTCTCCAAGTTCAAAAAGGGAATCGACTGGGTTTAA
- the lpxK gene encoding tetraacyldisaccharide 4'-kinase yields the protein MAKILRLALWPLALLYGGITRLRNVFFDYGIFPVYAPPVFSVGVGNLAVGGTGKTPFISFLIAHFSGKKIAVLSRGYGRKTKGFREVEADESCETVGDEIFMLYERHQSQALFFVCEDRTLGVKEILKRYPQTEVILFDDVFQHRHVLPAFQLVLSTHANPYFQDFMLPMGKLRESRKGIRRADVLIYTKCPENVDYECLKARSKKGIPVFFSVQELGGTENAFGKTLQRGTKANVLSALADNVQFAESVNSDYEIEQVYAFSDHHAYTLADIEKMDFSLPTITSEKDFVKIKALLNDTQLAQVFVRKIKSKIVSDEDRFYSVLDKAFDDFQSRFNV from the coding sequence TTGGCAAAAATTCTTCGTTTGGCCTTATGGCCTTTGGCTTTGCTGTACGGAGGGATTACCCGGCTGAGAAACGTATTTTTCGATTACGGGATTTTTCCTGTATATGCTCCACCCGTTTTTTCGGTGGGTGTAGGGAATTTGGCCGTGGGCGGCACAGGAAAAACACCTTTTATATCCTTTTTGATTGCTCATTTTTCGGGAAAAAAAATAGCCGTGCTGAGTAGGGGGTATGGTCGAAAAACAAAAGGGTTTCGGGAGGTCGAGGCTGACGAATCTTGCGAAACGGTAGGCGATGAAATTTTTATGCTTTACGAAAGGCACCAAAGTCAAGCTCTGTTTTTTGTGTGCGAAGACCGTACCCTGGGCGTGAAGGAAATCTTGAAGCGTTATCCGCAAACTGAAGTGATATTGTTCGACGACGTCTTTCAACATCGGCATGTGTTACCGGCTTTTCAGCTTGTGTTGAGTACGCATGCAAACCCTTATTTTCAGGATTTTATGCTGCCGATGGGCAAATTGAGAGAGAGTAGAAAGGGCATTCGCCGAGCGGACGTATTGATCTATACGAAGTGCCCTGAAAATGTGGATTATGAGTGTTTGAAAGCCCGTTCGAAAAAGGGCATTCCTGTTTTTTTCAGTGTGCAGGAATTGGGCGGAACGGAGAATGCTTTCGGCAAAACTTTGCAGAGAGGAACAAAGGCGAACGTCTTGTCCGCTTTGGCCGACAATGTCCAATTTGCAGAAAGTGTGAACAGTGATTATGAAATTGAGCAGGTCTATGCCTTTTCCGATCATCATGCCTATACTTTGGCCGATATCGAGAAAATGGATTTTTCTTTGCCAACCATTACAAGTGAGAAAGATTTTGTGAAAATTAAAGCCCTGTTGAATGACACACAATTGGCTCAAGTTTTCGTTCGAAAGATTAAAAGCAAAATAGTGAGCGACGAAGATCGTTTCTATTCTGTCTTAGATAAAGCCTTCGATGATTTTCAATCAAGGTTTAATGTGTAA